The genomic DNA CAATCAACGGTTTCACAACATTTAACGAAGTTAAAGCAAAATAAAGTAGTGCGCTTTGAAAGACGAGGATTAGAAGTGTATTATCAAATCCATAATGATAAAGTAAGTGCGGTAGTAAAAACATTATTTTCTTAAAATTTGAATATTATGGAAAAAGACGTGTAGAATATACGTCTTTTTTTATTTGTCAGAAAGGTAGCGAGAGAGTAAATATTAGCATGTGAGGTAGAAATGACTATTAATCAATATGCTGCCTTACCGAATATATTCTAAAAGGAAAAGAAAAAATAGAAAGGAGTGTAGTAAGCAAAAGGAGGGATAGTAGTATGGATGTGAAACGTGTGAAACAAATCTTATCTTCTTCAAGTAGAATTGACGTTACATATGAGGGCGTACCAGTATGGATTGAGAGCTGTGATGAGCAGAAGGGGAGTGCTCAAGTGTATGATGTATCTAATCCTGGTGAGAGCGTTCATGTGGACGTGACAGCTTTAGAGGAGAAATAATAAAAAAGACGCTTCTAATTTTAGAAGCGTCTTTTTGTTATTCCAT from Bacillus cereus G9842 includes the following:
- a CDS encoding acid-soluble spore protein H — its product is MDVKRVKQILSSSSRIDVTYEGVPVWIESCDEQKGSAQVYDVSNPGESVHVDVTALEEK